In Halococcus saccharolyticus DSM 5350, the following are encoded in one genomic region:
- a CDS encoding metal-dependent hydrolase, with protein sequence MDFLTHVFLPLTVAYVLYPELFEQRYLLALGGFGVLSDLDKFLGIPGALHSLVTLVPLCIGLIVAERVLRGRTAYSPLVAGFVLSHPLIDIIDGGPVPLFAPLIDAGIGLRYPMQVSFGEGPLGIVFEGPLLALATATPRAGFNTYGFINAFGVTSVLLFAVLYVGLERRSRHTSEAAEATSPHHRIER encoded by the coding sequence ATGGATTTCCTTACACATGTATTTCTTCCGTTGACGGTTGCCTATGTGCTGTACCCGGAATTGTTCGAACAACGATACCTGCTTGCGCTCGGTGGGTTCGGGGTGCTTTCGGATCTCGACAAGTTCCTCGGTATCCCTGGAGCCCTCCACTCGCTCGTCACGCTCGTTCCGCTCTGTATCGGTCTCATCGTTGCCGAAAGAGTTCTCCGTGGGAGAACCGCATACTCGCCGCTCGTCGCGGGATTCGTGCTCAGTCACCCGCTGATCGATATCATTGATGGTGGCCCTGTCCCCCTGTTCGCCCCGCTGATCGATGCGGGAATCGGCCTTCGGTATCCGATGCAAGTCTCGTTCGGCGAAGGCCCACTCGGTATCGTGTTCGAAGGGCCGCTACTGGCGCTCGCTACCGCCACTCCGAGAGCAGGATTCAACACCTACGGGTTCATTAACGCGTTCGGCGTCACATCGGTGTTGCTGTTCGCTGTCCTCTACGTTGGCCTCGAACGCCGTTCCCGGCACACGTCGGAAGCGGCGGAGGCGACGTCACCCCACCACCGAATCGAGCGGTGA
- a CDS encoding glycosyltransferase family 4 protein yields the protein MRIVHIYDGHEAIYEGQGSLPRIVWNVAKRTAARGHDVTILERQWDGLAPAAEREGVDFRRLRLRTGSDTPWEEVPYEMVEQRTGLGKLIVDRTNFGLKTLNLLRTLEFDAIHVHLPFAANVLVTIAPWLRSRMVFTAQLGELRLNALTDGTDGVAPDVPTALQRFSPDIHLARRVACTTVLNPRVKHIFEQNGISPQQVLHVPNGVDIAKFASVESADCERVRASFDLDGRPIVFFAGTIMPRKGVLELVQAAADVVDAGYDDVRFVLAGETDLDQEYFRRVRSVIDERGIETNVVFTGYLRDHDLLPAYKTADIFVLPSFEEGFGMVVSEAMATGTPPVASNINGVRQQIDDGETGLLVEPGSVQQLADAIEELLANPERRRQMGQRSQRRAQLFGWEAITDQYVDIYEELAA from the coding sequence ATGCGCATCGTTCACATCTACGACGGCCACGAGGCGATCTACGAGGGGCAGGGTTCGCTGCCGAGGATCGTCTGGAACGTCGCGAAGCGGACGGCTGCCCGTGGGCACGACGTAACGATACTCGAACGGCAGTGGGATGGGCTTGCGCCGGCCGCCGAACGCGAGGGCGTTGATTTCCGGCGGCTGCGTCTTCGTACTGGCTCCGACACGCCGTGGGAAGAGGTTCCATACGAAATGGTCGAGCAGCGGACTGGGCTCGGGAAACTGATCGTCGACCGAACGAACTTCGGGCTGAAGACGCTGAACCTGCTTCGCACGCTGGAGTTCGACGCCATCCACGTTCATCTCCCGTTCGCCGCCAACGTCCTCGTCACGATCGCGCCATGGCTGCGATCACGGATGGTATTTACTGCTCAACTTGGCGAACTCCGATTGAATGCCCTGACTGACGGCACGGACGGTGTTGCCCCCGATGTGCCAACTGCGCTTCAGCGGTTCTCCCCCGACATTCATCTCGCGAGGAGAGTAGCATGTACGACGGTGCTGAATCCGCGTGTCAAACACATTTTCGAACAGAACGGGATCTCGCCCCAGCAGGTGCTCCACGTTCCGAATGGGGTAGATATCGCGAAGTTCGCGTCGGTCGAGTCGGCCGACTGTGAACGAGTGCGTGCGTCGTTCGATCTCGACGGCCGTCCGATCGTTTTCTTCGCTGGAACGATCATGCCCCGCAAAGGCGTCCTGGAACTGGTGCAGGCCGCGGCCGATGTCGTCGACGCAGGCTACGATGACGTCCGTTTCGTCCTCGCTGGTGAGACAGACCTCGATCAGGAATATTTTCGCCGGGTCAGATCGGTCATCGACGAGCGTGGGATCGAGACGAACGTGGTGTTCACCGGCTATCTCCGGGATCACGATCTCCTTCCGGCGTACAAGACCGCCGATATTTTCGTCCTGCCGTCCTTCGAGGAGGGGTTCGGAATGGTCGTCTCAGAGGCCATGGCGACAGGAACACCGCCGGTTGCGTCGAATATCAACGGGGTGCGACAGCAGATCGACGACGGCGAGACCGGTCTCCTCGTCGAACCGGGATCCGTACAGCAACTCGCAGATGCCATCGAGGAACTCCTTGCCAACCCCGAGCGCCGTCGGCAGATGGGACAGCGAAGCCAGCGACGGGCACAGCTGTTCGGGTGGGAAGCGATCACCGACCAGTACGTCGATATTTACGAAGAGCTCGCTGCCTGA
- a CDS encoding CPBP family intramembrane glutamic endopeptidase, producing MSFDAVRQNPSEYLQKRGLNLTGVFVTLLVLNIVGSETAVFYGALEYALWGYLVTLVLCVLGPLLVGRDAGLFQALALVPVFRLVNLGMPVFFETTLYWLPLIYGPFIPAGYLVATSRPETDLSIGGLRALLVAPIVLPLSAGLGVVEYSLLDPVPLVAEWSVGNLLLIGIVMFGFVAVVEELLYRGIIQRAFEYRFGRGIGIVVASVLFGFMHSGYGVPQEILFATGIGVFFGLVYEYTRSLVLVVLMHGTLNLFLFAVVPYHQWLVEYVYQYIPV from the coding sequence ATGAGCTTCGACGCCGTTCGCCAAAACCCATCGGAGTATTTGCAAAAGCGAGGATTAAATCTTACGGGTGTTTTCGTCACGCTCCTCGTTCTCAACATCGTCGGGAGCGAGACGGCCGTCTTCTACGGTGCGCTGGAGTACGCACTCTGGGGGTATCTCGTCACGCTCGTCCTCTGTGTGTTGGGTCCGCTTCTCGTCGGACGGGATGCAGGCTTGTTCCAGGCACTCGCGCTCGTCCCCGTGTTCCGTCTCGTCAACCTCGGCATGCCGGTGTTCTTCGAAACTACCCTCTACTGGCTCCCACTCATCTATGGGCCGTTCATTCCGGCGGGGTACCTCGTTGCGACGTCCCGGCCGGAAACCGATCTCTCGATCGGCGGACTGCGTGCCCTTCTCGTGGCACCCATCGTCCTTCCACTGAGCGCTGGCCTCGGTGTCGTCGAGTACTCGCTTCTCGATCCCGTTCCGCTCGTTGCGGAGTGGAGTGTTGGCAATCTACTACTGATCGGGATCGTCATGTTCGGTTTCGTCGCCGTGGTCGAGGAACTCCTGTATCGCGGCATCATCCAACGCGCGTTCGAATACCGGTTCGGGAGAGGGATCGGGATCGTCGTCGCTAGCGTCCTCTTCGGATTCATGCACTCCGGCTATGGAGTTCCACAGGAAATCCTGTTTGCGACGGGCATTGGGGTGTTCTTCGGACTGGTCTACGAGTACACCCGGAGCCTCGTCCTCGTCGTCCTGATGCACGGTACACTGAATCTGTTCCTGTTCGCCGTCGTCCCGTACCACCAATGGCTGGTCGAATACGTCTACCAGTACATCCCGGTCTGA
- a CDS encoding DUF1616 domain-containing protein: MNDDHKRLLTQVLLAVLVVSVLAIVYFSFTPEQRTDPYTEFYVLGPEGNASNYSDNLSVGENRDLTVGISNHENREMQYTLVLELDNETLNTRTVSIADQETWERNRSFTPESSGRKQLQLLLYRGESVTPELEPYRTLRLWMTVQEASTANNRQIPDSRTSGHHNE; encoded by the coding sequence GTGAACGACGACCATAAGCGCCTGTTGACACAGGTACTGCTCGCCGTCCTCGTCGTTTCGGTGCTCGCCATCGTCTACTTCTCGTTCACGCCGGAGCAGCGGACCGATCCGTACACCGAGTTCTACGTGCTGGGACCGGAAGGCAACGCCAGCAACTACTCGGACAACCTCTCCGTGGGGGAGAACAGGGATCTCACCGTCGGCATTTCGAACCACGAGAACCGGGAAATGCAGTACACGCTGGTGTTGGAACTCGACAACGAGACGCTCAATACGCGGACCGTCTCGATAGCTGACCAGGAGACGTGGGAGCGAAATCGATCGTTCACACCCGAATCATCCGGTCGCAAGCAGCTGCAGCTTCTCCTCTACAGGGGTGAATCCGTCACTCCGGAGTTAGAACCCTATCGCACGTTGCGGTTGTGGATGACCGTCCAAGAGGCCAGTACCGCCAACAACCGACAGATTCCCGACAGCCGTACGTCCGGCCACCACAACGAATGA
- a CDS encoding glycosyltransferase family 2 protein, with protein sequence MDRSATTTHTEGDPPVVSIVVVNWNNYDDTSECLDTLTELSYPNYRVVVVDNGSTDGSGERLAAGFDGCEFVFTGHNRGFGGGCNAGIERALANGTDYVLLLNNDASVAADTIDELVAVADESAADIVGAMVRDQSDKPIISHPNWYPDMLFYSGYRANLPFVSDSRAAYADRRWWATDRIEGAGVLLSRALLRDRRDSVGQFLDESLFMYCEEVELALWCREYDRTSVVAERAPVVHDGGNSSNRAFQLYYLTRNRVLIAHRYLSGPARVLFDVLYVCSRLAIAGRHVKRGARREARAILRGLADGYRHIEGQVERPS encoded by the coding sequence ATGGACCGTTCCGCTACCACGACACACACCGAGGGCGATCCGCCAGTCGTCAGCATCGTGGTGGTGAATTGGAACAACTACGACGACACGAGCGAGTGTTTGGACACCCTCACGGAGCTCTCGTATCCGAACTACCGCGTGGTCGTCGTGGACAACGGCTCGACGGACGGCTCGGGTGAGCGCCTCGCGGCGGGGTTCGATGGATGTGAGTTCGTGTTCACCGGTCACAATCGGGGCTTCGGCGGGGGCTGCAACGCGGGGATCGAGCGTGCGCTCGCGAACGGGACCGACTACGTACTGCTGCTCAACAACGACGCATCCGTGGCTGCCGATACCATCGACGAACTCGTGGCGGTCGCCGACGAGAGCGCCGCGGACATCGTCGGCGCGATGGTCCGCGATCAGTCCGATAAGCCGATCATCTCCCATCCGAACTGGTATCCGGACATGCTGTTTTACTCGGGCTATCGGGCCAACCTGCCGTTCGTTTCGGACTCCCGTGCGGCGTACGCCGACCGGCGCTGGTGGGCGACCGATCGCATCGAGGGGGCGGGCGTGCTTCTCTCGCGAGCGCTCCTTCGAGACCGCCGTGACTCGGTGGGACAGTTCCTCGACGAATCGCTGTTCATGTACTGCGAGGAGGTCGAACTCGCGCTGTGGTGTCGAGAGTACGACCGGACGAGCGTCGTCGCCGAACGCGCTCCCGTGGTCCACGACGGCGGCAACAGCTCGAACAGAGCCTTCCAGCTCTACTACCTGACGCGGAATCGGGTGCTCATCGCTCATCGGTATCTCTCCGGACCGGCGCGGGTGCTGTTTGATGTCCTGTACGTGTGTTCGAGGCTCGCCATTGCGGGACGTCACGTCAAGCGAGGGGCGCGGAGGGAAGCGAGAGCGATCCTTCGAGGACTCGCCGACGGGTATCGACACATCGAAGGACAGGTCGAACGCCCCAGTTGA
- a CDS encoding sulfatase-like hydrolase/transferase, which produces MADNVVLIVLDTVRKDYFEEFAPRLQSLADVSFEQCRSASSTSVPSHASIITGELPHQNGIHSFNPDYTGLTRSDTFLGDLPDHRLLGVSANTFAGSPFGFDRLFDAFTDVSWTRRLSEGMDVKEYAMMTDSDGVQFYTDFLATALRRDHTLATLMNAGLAQLDMLFSHLPLARLLDDGAATALETARRTVDESTEPFFLFCNLMEAHTPHQNTRGYDRSLHDVPNGWSSTNDLDQWDITLHGSTGHETDIDRFRGLYGASIDYLDRQVAAFIEDVRENTRGETRFVVTADHGENLGFAADEGLFGHKSSLTESLLHVPLCIVNPPDGYDEHERRYFSHLELGTLIAGLARGETPDVFADRIPAELVGTTNVPDMPNEERTFWERAIRCVYDGETKVVWDSLGERAAYSLDHSRPCWQERRDGDVTIPKWEAQFFDEEIGTYKRRVDATADVYAEVDEFTLERLETLGYR; this is translated from the coding sequence ATGGCAGATAACGTCGTCCTCATAGTCCTCGACACGGTCCGAAAGGACTACTTCGAGGAGTTCGCCCCACGTCTCCAGTCGCTTGCCGACGTGTCGTTCGAACAGTGTCGGTCGGCGAGCTCGACCAGCGTGCCGAGCCACGCCAGCATCATCACTGGAGAACTCCCCCATCAGAACGGCATCCACAGCTTCAATCCCGACTACACGGGATTGACGCGATCGGATACATTCCTGGGCGATCTTCCCGATCACCGGCTGCTCGGCGTGAGCGCGAACACGTTTGCGGGCTCGCCGTTCGGGTTCGACCGACTGTTCGATGCGTTCACCGATGTCTCGTGGACCAGACGTCTCTCCGAGGGGATGGACGTCAAGGAGTACGCGATGATGACCGACAGCGACGGAGTGCAGTTCTACACCGACTTCCTCGCGACGGCGCTCCGCCGCGACCACACGCTCGCGACACTCATGAACGCCGGACTGGCACAGCTCGACATGCTCTTCTCGCACCTCCCGCTCGCCCGTCTTCTGGACGACGGTGCGGCGACCGCGCTCGAAACGGCACGTCGGACGGTGGACGAATCGACGGAGCCATTCTTCCTCTTTTGCAATCTCATGGAGGCACACACACCCCATCAAAACACTCGCGGATACGATCGATCGCTCCACGACGTGCCCAACGGCTGGAGTTCGACGAACGACCTCGATCAGTGGGACATCACGCTGCACGGCTCCACCGGCCACGAGACGGACATCGACCGGTTCCGAGGGCTGTACGGTGCGTCCATCGACTACCTCGATCGGCAGGTGGCGGCGTTCATTGAGGACGTCCGCGAGAACACTCGCGGTGAGACACGGTTTGTCGTCACCGCCGATCACGGGGAGAATCTCGGATTTGCGGCGGATGAGGGACTTTTCGGACACAAGAGTAGCCTGACCGAGTCGCTTCTCCACGTTCCGCTCTGCATCGTGAACCCGCCGGACGGGTACGACGAACATGAACGTCGCTACTTTTCACACCTCGAACTCGGGACGTTGATCGCGGGGCTGGCTCGTGGAGAGACGCCGGACGTGTTCGCGGACCGCATCCCAGCGGAGCTCGTCGGCACGACCAACGTTCCCGACATGCCCAACGAGGAACGCACGTTCTGGGAGCGCGCGATCAGGTGTGTCTACGACGGCGAGACGAAAGTGGTCTGGGACTCGCTCGGCGAGCGCGCGGCCTACTCGCTCGATCACTCGCGACCCTGCTGGCAGGAACGACGGGACGGCGACGTCACCATCCCCAAGTGGGAGGCACAGTTTTTCGACGAAGAGATCGGGACATACAAACGACGGGTCGATGCGACTGCTGACGTCTACGCCGAGGTCGACGAGTTCACTCTGGAACGGCTGGAGACGCTGGGCTATCGCTGA
- a CDS encoding DUF2206 domain-containing protein, with product MSVKTLLAGDVGPVRAWADGPTDIDKRTAVAALLGLHGLALVVIGLQEFGVPIPDQLRAPVVVLALTFVPGGLAVLFVYADGSLGARHVTYAFGISLLSVMAIGFVVNVTLPLVGHDAPMAVVPLAAAMTVFDVTLAALVLRMRRDGTVTIPASLFLSHDGDDGAFEWMASVPSLVVSRISPVPLALLLLPLLSIVGVELLNRTGNAFLLVVVLVAVALVPLLIVTKRVPTRWHSFGMWMMALAVLYHKAIWKFSGYSGQPYAIRTWRARQWTPGVVRSDLLSAELLPNGVLYPIYARLSGVHILTQYNVINPFFVSFIPLALFLTFRRYTDSYRAFLAASVFVFAHPFFRQYPTAGRAATPVLFLALFGLAISDRDSPRVVASALGLAFVLGIVVSHYGTSYYVVAAFGVTLVLLAALRWFDALAGVDIRGVIDDSVTPRLVATRSRTRITLSLVVFYSVSSLTWYMYMNGGRKFDLLPKHARESYIQLLGGSTFSGRTAARIQKNYGTLSIQLSKYVYLVIGLLIAIGLLIVLYRRLSNEDIEFDDHYFALAAAMMGIFGMTIMVRNWGGGRPLMITYVTTVIFAVVGIGAIESHILNRDREALQVFGILLLVLFVLNSGVAATLLFGGFAPSNVPNQNGLAETDSPRAQTMIYKETDIAAHVWMIDHHEGIEVYGDTFANRQTDWYRPQLITGASRAWTDIEPIAGKPLGLSELAAPGVEPGYVFLVGHNWALDGVWTNQYGPPATTLDELELPQRSKVYTTGESTVYYHNGSAESQR from the coding sequence ATGAGCGTGAAGACGCTGCTCGCCGGCGACGTCGGGCCAGTTCGGGCGTGGGCAGATGGCCCGACCGACATCGACAAACGGACCGCTGTTGCGGCGCTGCTCGGACTCCACGGTCTCGCGCTGGTCGTGATCGGGCTCCAAGAGTTCGGTGTGCCGATTCCGGATCAGCTACGCGCGCCGGTAGTGGTTCTCGCGCTCACGTTCGTCCCTGGCGGTCTGGCTGTGTTGTTCGTCTACGCGGACGGTTCGCTCGGTGCGAGACACGTGACATACGCCTTCGGCATAAGCCTGCTGTCGGTGATGGCGATCGGGTTCGTCGTGAACGTCACGCTTCCCCTCGTCGGCCACGACGCGCCGATGGCGGTGGTGCCTCTCGCGGCGGCAATGACGGTGTTCGATGTGACTCTCGCGGCGTTGGTGCTCCGGATGCGACGTGACGGGACGGTGACGATCCCGGCGAGCCTGTTTCTGTCCCACGACGGCGATGACGGTGCGTTCGAGTGGATGGCGTCGGTTCCCTCCCTGGTCGTCTCCCGTATTTCGCCGGTGCCACTCGCCCTTCTCCTCCTCCCATTGCTCAGCATCGTGGGCGTGGAACTTCTCAACCGAACGGGGAACGCCTTCCTGCTCGTCGTCGTTCTCGTCGCCGTGGCGTTGGTTCCCTTGCTGATCGTCACGAAACGGGTTCCAACACGGTGGCACTCGTTCGGAATGTGGATGATGGCGCTTGCGGTGCTCTATCACAAGGCGATCTGGAAGTTCAGTGGCTACAGCGGGCAGCCGTACGCGATACGGACCTGGCGAGCCAGGCAGTGGACTCCGGGTGTCGTGCGATCGGATCTCCTGTCGGCGGAACTCCTCCCGAACGGGGTCCTCTATCCGATCTACGCCCGACTGTCGGGGGTTCACATCCTCACTCAGTACAACGTCATCAACCCCTTCTTCGTGTCGTTCATTCCGCTCGCGCTCTTTCTCACGTTCCGGCGGTACACCGATTCCTATCGCGCCTTTCTCGCAGCCTCGGTGTTCGTGTTTGCACACCCGTTCTTCCGGCAATACCCGACGGCGGGACGGGCGGCAACACCCGTACTCTTCCTTGCGCTGTTCGGCCTGGCGATCAGCGACCGGGATTCCCCGCGCGTCGTCGCCTCCGCGCTGGGACTGGCGTTCGTCCTCGGCATCGTCGTGTCCCACTATGGGACCTCCTACTACGTCGTTGCGGCCTTCGGGGTGACGCTGGTACTGCTCGCTGCTCTCCGATGGTTCGACGCTCTCGCTGGAGTGGATATTCGGGGTGTGATCGACGACAGTGTGACACCACGACTGGTGGCAACCCGCTCCAGAACCCGGATCACCCTGAGTCTCGTGGTCTTCTACTCGGTTTCGTCGTTGACGTGGTACATGTACATGAATGGGGGCAGGAAGTTCGACCTCCTCCCGAAACACGCACGGGAGTCGTACATCCAGTTGCTCGGTGGGTCGACGTTCTCCGGACGAACGGCGGCACGGATTCAGAAGAACTACGGAACGCTCTCGATCCAGTTGTCGAAGTACGTCTACCTCGTGATCGGCCTGCTCATCGCGATCGGCTTGCTCATCGTTCTCTACCGTCGGCTATCGAACGAGGACATCGAGTTCGACGACCACTACTTCGCGCTCGCGGCTGCCATGATGGGAATCTTCGGGATGACGATCATGGTGCGCAACTGGGGCGGCGGGCGGCCGCTGATGATAACGTACGTCACGACCGTGATCTTCGCGGTCGTCGGCATCGGGGCGATCGAATCCCATATCCTGAACAGGGATCGAGAGGCGCTACAGGTCTTTGGCATCCTGTTGCTAGTGCTGTTCGTCCTCAACAGCGGCGTCGCCGCCACCCTTCTGTTCGGCGGGTTCGCCCCGAGTAACGTCCCCAACCAGAACGGGCTTGCAGAGACCGACTCACCACGAGCCCAGACGATGATATATAAAGAGACGGACATCGCGGCACACGTCTGGATGATCGACCATCACGAGGGCATCGAAGTCTACGGCGACACGTTCGCGAACCGGCAGACAGATTGGTATCGTCCCCAGCTCATCACTGGGGCCAGTAGAGCGTGGACCGACATCGAACCGATAGCCGGAAAACCGCTCGGGCTCTCGGAACTCGCCGCACCGGGTGTCGAACCGGGATACGTGTTCTTGGTCGGTCACAACTGGGCCCTTGACGGCGTCTGGACGAACCAGTACGGACCGCCAGCGACGACGCTTGATGAGTTGGAGCTCCCACAGCGGAGCAAAGTGTACACGACGGGAGAGAGCACCGTCTACTACCACAATGGATCCGCTGAGTCTCAGCGATAG
- a CDS encoding glycosyltransferase, whose protein sequence is MSDRSEQSLSPSPGDDWSPDSGQRALCIAHGGDMGEPSGGTERVSALAQGLAERGHDVTLVVPEPSGALPERLAAVNVEPVAVRLSNPLIRAARVAAAARRVARDRDAILQIEHSTLAGVGTFRGCQDYVLDMHDLAYSRFDHVDTRLAPAFKRGVRRLERRAVERAAHVIVVSDVMRDAMRAWGVPDERLTVVPNGYFPTTIPEATESTVPGRVAFLGTLHPKVDIETLVAVARLPAVSELVVIGDGAQHRRLQRLGEGVDGLRLTGRLPDHEAFALLARSQVLINPQVVSAIQRSSSPVKLFYYAALGKPMVVTPGPSIVEHLVERRAAMTAYSKGSFAKRVRLALEDDELSARLAERARDAAMEFEWSRRADAVGTLYSRRSGGEPDR, encoded by the coding sequence ATGAGTGATCGATCGGAGCAGTCGCTGTCACCGTCGCCCGGTGACGACTGGAGCCCGGATTCCGGACAACGAGCGCTGTGTATCGCGCACGGCGGGGATATGGGCGAACCGAGCGGCGGCACCGAGCGCGTCTCGGCGCTCGCTCAGGGCCTCGCCGAACGAGGCCACGATGTGACCCTCGTCGTTCCCGAGCCATCGGGGGCCCTCCCGGAACGATTGGCGGCAGTGAACGTCGAACCCGTCGCTGTTCGGCTCTCGAACCCACTCATCAGGGCCGCGAGAGTCGCCGCGGCGGCGCGGCGGGTCGCCCGAGACCGCGACGCGATCCTCCAGATCGAACACTCGACGCTCGCTGGCGTCGGGACGTTCCGTGGGTGTCAGGACTATGTCCTCGACATGCACGACCTCGCGTACTCCCGATTCGACCACGTCGACACACGCCTTGCCCCCGCGTTCAAGCGCGGCGTCCGGCGACTGGAACGCAGAGCCGTCGAGCGCGCGGCCCACGTCATCGTCGTTTCCGACGTGATGCGGGACGCGATGCGTGCGTGGGGAGTTCCGGACGAGCGGCTGACGGTCGTTCCGAACGGCTACTTCCCGACGACGATTCCCGAGGCCACGGAATCGACGGTCCCCGGACGCGTCGCCTTCCTCGGGACGCTTCACCCGAAGGTCGATATCGAGACACTCGTCGCCGTCGCTCGTCTGCCAGCGGTATCGGAGCTCGTGGTCATCGGTGATGGAGCCCAGCACCGGCGTTTACAGCGGCTCGGTGAGGGAGTCGACGGTCTCCGACTCACCGGCCGCCTCCCGGACCACGAAGCGTTCGCCCTGCTGGCGCGGTCACAGGTCCTGATCAACCCACAGGTCGTCTCGGCCATTCAACGGTCGTCGTCGCCGGTAAAGCTATTCTACTACGCGGCGTTGGGGAAGCCGATGGTCGTCACGCCCGGCCCCTCGATCGTCGAGCACCTCGTCGAGCGCCGCGCGGCGATGACCGCCTACTCGAAAGGCAGCTTCGCGAAGCGTGTTCGGCTCGCGCTCGAGGACGACGAACTCTCGGCACGCCTCGCCGAGCGCGCGCGGGACGCGGCGATGGAGTTCGAGTGGTCGCGACGGGCGGATGCGGTCGGTACGTTGTACTCGCGGCGATCTGGAGGTGAACCGGATCGATGA
- a CDS encoding sulfatase-like hydrolase/transferase, with the protein MTRNIVLVTVDSLRADHCGFLDGDPATLTPTLDTLAEEGVVFENAIAPGPRTPSSMPASFTGEPMRPAEDDGEDYWQRQRARIRRHMQRHRSVAERLRDRGYATIGVTANPWTQGTAFDAGFDRFVAVNGETLESYGPPLFKRIDRGLHGTRLGDRLFWHNKREWFIRWTDFYDTITTGLAAASRPVFLWVFLLDTHQPYITPRRFRRESSALGMYYASFTELSREGSIPGRVETRLRQAYRDSVRSTDAFIDRLWHDCADDDPILVVHGDHGEAFGEHGTYGHERQLYGENLHVPFLVANAGQRARIRSPTSLRRLPNVITALAERRSFDPVAFGTDFVTSTTENGEKTAVSGRHWRYILNTDGEELYHLASDPYERTSVAAQFPAVASSLRPLAERQHDDRHERVTIADAARTTAVERREAVECRPNRGVVGNE; encoded by the coding sequence ATGACGCGAAACATCGTGCTGGTGACCGTCGACAGCCTTCGGGCGGACCACTGCGGGTTCCTCGACGGCGACCCCGCGACCCTGACGCCGACGCTCGATACGCTGGCCGAGGAGGGAGTCGTCTTCGAGAACGCCATCGCACCGGGACCGCGAACGCCGTCTTCGATGCCCGCGTCGTTCACCGGCGAACCGATGCGACCCGCGGAAGACGATGGCGAGGATTACTGGCAGCGCCAGCGTGCCCGCATCCGTCGTCACATGCAGCGCCACCGGTCGGTTGCGGAGCGACTTCGCGACCGAGGGTACGCGACGATCGGCGTCACGGCGAACCCCTGGACGCAGGGCACCGCGTTCGACGCGGGGTTCGATCGGTTCGTCGCGGTGAACGGCGAGACGCTCGAATCGTACGGGCCGCCGCTGTTCAAGCGAATCGATCGGGGACTGCACGGTACGCGGCTCGGCGACCGCCTCTTCTGGCACAACAAGCGCGAGTGGTTCATCAGGTGGACGGATTTCTACGACACCATCACGACCGGGCTGGCGGCAGCCTCACGCCCCGTCTTTCTGTGGGTGTTTCTCCTCGACACCCACCAGCCGTACATCACACCGCGTCGCTTCCGCCGCGAGAGCTCGGCGCTCGGGATGTACTACGCATCGTTCACCGAGCTCTCCCGCGAGGGCTCCATCCCGGGACGCGTCGAGACCCGGCTCCGGCAGGCCTATCGCGACAGCGTCCGGTCGACGGACGCGTTCATCGACCGGCTGTGGCACGACTGCGCGGACGACGATCCGATACTCGTGGTGCATGGCGATCATGGCGAAGCGTTCGGCGAGCACGGCACGTACGGCCACGAACGCCAGCTCTACGGGGAGAACCTGCACGTGCCGTTCCTCGTTGCGAACGCCGGGCAGCGAGCACGCATTCGATCGCCGACCTCGCTCCGGCGGCTTCCGAACGTGATTACTGCGCTCGCGGAGCGCCGGTCGTTCGATCCGGTTGCGTTCGGTACCGATTTCGTCACGTCCACGACCGAGAACGGCGAGAAAACGGCGGTCAGTGGGCGACACTGGCGGTACATACTGAATACGGACGGCGAAGAACTGTACCATCTCGCGTCGGACCCGTACGAACGGACGAGCGTCGCCGCCCAGTTCCCGGCGGTGGCCTCGTCGTTGCGACCGCTGGCCGAGCGACAGCACGACGATCGACACGAACGGGTCACCATCGCCGACGCGGCGCGAACGACTGCGGTGGAACGACGGGAGGCGGTCGAGTGCCGTCCGAATCGGGGCGTGGTCGGCAATGAGTGA